The genomic interval GCCTCAAGCACATGAGATGCGGAGGAACACGAACTGCAAGTTAGGCCTGAACTATAAAcctatattacaatatatatgtgGCTCAGCGTTGTCTCTACAGCACTCTCTTCTGGTGAAGAACGTGAAATGGCAGGTTAAGGATTAACGTCAAAAGGGACAAGAAGGTTTCGAgaaatctgcagtgaaaaaaaGTCTAATGTTTCAAGTCTAGTGCATGGTTACTGGTTATATAATAGGCCAACCTTTAGCTCAAGATAGTAGTTATCCGGCGTCATGGTAGACCTAAACAATTTCCACTGATGTGACCACAGCTAAAAGAAACAGAAACTTTCTTTGTTTTATATCTCAGCAGGTTCCATCATGCTGCTTACAGTGACCCCACTAGAAAATCCAGGCCCTCCTTCCCCCATTCCTCCACCAACCCCTCCAAAGCCACGTAAAGACAATGCGAAGCTTCAACGCCTTCTACGGAAAGCTGCAAAGAAAAGTGCCGCACAAACCTCTCCGACGCTGACCACCAAAACCTTCCGGTCAACTCTCTCTCCCGTCAGTGAAGCGGACTTGGAGAGTATTGAATCTGCAGCtccacaaaaacacaaaaaacctcCAGCCATTATCCTGCCACCACGATTTCAGATCAAGGGAGTAACCCACCGGGTACCTTCTCCTTACCCCAAACAGAAGTTCACCTTCACTGTAAGTGAGCAACAAAGTCTGAGCCAGTACCTGAGTCCTAGCCCAGTTCCCGATTCAGCTTCACCTCTCCCCTTTAGACCCACCTCCCCCAATACTCCATTCTTATATCCACCAGGAGGTAACACGGCTGATCGCTTATCACCAAGGGTCATTGCTAATAGCAGTCCAAGACCTTGCACACCAAAAGCTGTAGAAACGTCTCAAAAACAGACTGTACATCATGTCCAGATTTTAACTACCCCCACCATAATCGTACTGGAGACGAGTGAAAACGATGTAGGACCTCCTTCACCCAAAAAAGAGGAGTCTGTAAATGAAACAAAGGTTGATAGATTTTCTACACCAAAATGTGAGGACACAAAACTATCGAAGGGTTCTAATTGCCCCAAATCAATACCAGTTCGACCGGACTCCACAAACAAGCCCAGTGCTTGTAGTCCTGGTCCAGAAAATGAACCAATAAAGCCGGATTCTACATCCACCACTTCAGAGATGGCACATAAAGATATTGTAGAGGAGCCTTCCAAGGTGGTTGAAATTTCACACAATAAGTCAACGCATGATACTAG from Leptodactylus fuscus isolate aLepFus1 chromosome 7, aLepFus1.hap2, whole genome shotgun sequence carries:
- the PRR33 gene encoding proline-rich protein 33, with amino-acid sequence MLLTVTPLENPGPPSPIPPPTPPKPRKDNAKLQRLLRKAAKKSAAQTSPTLTTKTFRSTLSPVSEADLESIESAAPQKHKKPPAIILPPRFQIKGVTHRVPSPYPKQKFTFTVSEQQSLSQYLSPSPVPDSASPLPFRPTSPNTPFLYPPGGNTADRLSPRVIANSSPRPCTPKAVETSQKQTVHHVQILTTPTIIVLETSENDVGPPSPKKEESVNETKVDRFSTPKCEDTKLSKGSNCPKSIPVRPDSTNKPSACSPGPENEPIKPDSTSTTSEMAHKDIVEEPSKVVEISHNKSTHDTRTTIVSETSTTVNSTDNPDGQSKVTVKTVHLDINISSKTTGPTNVTPTTVTNSETAPKTEALTILKPPEKPKPPRKKPGGGWARLVKHLVIEPEEPKFPEQQKAEDKTGKSVEAQKATTEGTQESKSNRANKMWDALLYRMATTTKEPEKPGQTAPPPLPFFRSRLPLLLHRPRFDARKLKEAAARPLRRVTAFFHRRVADKTTPGTFNRTASGWSIRDENAEDEKKAIEDDTKQ